From Carettochelys insculpta isolate YL-2023 chromosome 3, ASM3395843v1, whole genome shotgun sequence, a single genomic window includes:
- the LOC142010446 gene encoding nephrocan-like — protein MHLSYVLFILFPLCSGLSTTCPRRCTCDSTQSVQCYRVLQVPREIPATTKWLYISHSKIKHLQISDFRKMSCLEELILSCSGTESVENNTFKALSTLKSLELWKNKLRRIPTSLPSSLEVLKLGDNSISVLHESNFEGLKNLRVLDIQNNLILAVSFSTFLPLCSLQSLTLDGNNMESVYGPLKLPRLKYLSMENNKLHTFSGSFFAPLQYLLFLRLTGNLLTKVPLNLPKSLLSLKLDRNQLKVIRFRDIKHLENLSELILSENQLSSIDGIHLLPNLTILELSRNHLQSMPLRLPARLQKLDCSNNFIQRVTAQGFQDLQDLRHLFLDNNTVSMFEAGALDGCAQLSNLALEQNLLISIPLRLPDTLARLDLKGNDIQHVGERELKYLKQLQVLNLRNNKISALDRKVLEYLPRLRYLYLDGNPWNCSCELLRIGKVLIAKGTDVSGGQCATPAESHGESWMSSKKLLQRCEDNLSSAKENKEIRNKMMADDLSTGGVNLDDDYYDYEID, from the exons ATGCATTTGTCTTAtgttttattcattttgtttcctctttGCAGCGGTCTAAGTACCACCTGTCCCAGAAGATGCACCTGTGACTCTACACAATCAGTGCAATGCTACAGGGTCCTACAGGTACCTAGAGAGATTCCTGCTACCACCAAGTGGCTTTACATCAGCCACAGCAAAATCAAACACCTCCAG ATCTCTGACTTCAGGAAAATGTCTTGCCTAGAAGAGCTTATCCTGTCTTGCAGTGGAACAGAATCAGTAGAAAATAACACTTTCAAAGCCCTGAGTACCTTGAAGAGCCTAGAACTCTGGAAGAATAAACTAAGGCGCATACCCActtccctcccatccagcctTGAAGTATTAAAACTTGGTGACAATTCAATTAGTGTTCTGCATGAGTCCAACTTTGAAGGCTTAAAGAACTTGAGGGTACTTGACATTCAAAACAACTTGATTTTGGCAGTCTCTTTCAGCACATTTTTGCCCCTTTGCAGTTTACAGAGTCTGACTCTGGATGGTAATAATATGGAATCTGTGTATGGGCCACTTAAACTCCCCAGACTGAAGTATCTGAGTATGGAAAATAACAAATTACATACTTTCTCAGGCAGTTTCTTTGCACCTCTCCAATATTTACTGTTTCTCAGATTAACTGGAAACCTTCTGACCAAGGTCCCTCTTAACCTGCCTAAGTCCCTGCTTTCATTAAAGCTAGACAGAAACCAACTCAAAGTGATAAGATTTAGAGACATAAAACACCTGGAAAACCTGTCTGAACTTATCCTCTCAGAAAATCAGCTCTCATCTATTGATGGAATCCACCTTCTTCCTAACTTAACCATCCTGGAACTGTCTAGGAACCACCTCCAATCCATGCCACTCAGACTACCAGCCAGACTACAGAAACTTGACTGTAGCAATAACTTCATTCAGAGAGTGACagcacagggcttccaggacctaCAGGACCTCAGGCATTTGTTTCTTGACAACAACACTGTCAGCATGTTTGAGGCTGGAGCACTTGATGGGTGTGCACAGCTATCTAACCTAGCACTGGAACAAAACCTGCTTATTTCTATTCCACTAAG ACTTCCAGATACTCTAGCCAGGTTGGATCTAAAAGGAAATGACATACAGCACGTTGGAGAACGAGAGCTAAAGTACTTGAAACAACTCCAGGTTTTAAATTTACGGAATAACAAGATATCTGCCTTGGATCGCAAAGTCCTAGAATATTTGCCTCGTCTCAGATATCTGTATTTAGATGGAAATCCTTGGAATTGTAGTTGTGAACTTTTGAGAATTGGAAAAGTGCTGATAGCCAAAGGGACCGATGTCAGTGGAGGTCAATGTGCAACACCAGCAGAAAGCCATGGAGAAAGCTGGATGTCTTCCAAAAAGCTTCTGCAACGTTGTGAAGACAATCTCTCTTCAGCTAAAGAAAACAAAGAGATCAGAAACAAAATGATGGCTGATGATCTCTCCACTGGAGGTGTAAACTTGGATGATGATTATTATGATTATGAAATAGATTAA